In Pigmentibacter ruber, a genomic segment contains:
- a CDS encoding MlaD family protein — protein sequence MALSSEVKVGLFTILGASILTTTAVVLGGNPFASKKQHFYTVISNVRGVAERTQVRASGVQVGEVTSVEILQDGAKINFSVDGNLKIPKGSFLEIKSRGILGDVFIEIVRNQAGVGYMASGEFMPRNPESNDIEALMTNLNNIARDIKKITGSLSNVLGTKEGEMSVKNILDNIEGVSADLRDITSSQKTNIKEAIKGIRDSAVRIANLIERNDSKVDQIISDLKTFSSELRNISTPENREKIENIIANVDEATASIKRMAAKIEKGEGTIGQLIAKDETADEVKATLKSIQDVVKPISQLKLTMMDRAEFRVANAQTGDKFTNEFDLMFSTRPDRYYLLGITNVSYGRQVDTTTATTTTNGNTTTTTTQKNTNENVSNLRYNLQISQRIGFMGLRVGMFASSGGFATDFFAFKDRLVGTVEFSQFGGSPTPSDTQYGSKGAFNIKAFTNVFITPNIFLTAGVDGLVLYDKPFPFVGAGLSITDEDIKGLLGVAALAK from the coding sequence ATGGCACTGTCCTCTGAAGTTAAAGTTGGTTTGTTTACAATATTAGGTGCTTCAATCCTCACTACTACTGCTGTGGTTTTAGGTGGAAATCCGTTTGCATCAAAAAAACAACATTTTTATACCGTTATAAGTAACGTTAGAGGTGTGGCAGAGCGTACTCAAGTGCGTGCCTCGGGTGTCCAAGTTGGTGAAGTTACTTCAGTAGAAATTTTGCAAGATGGAGCAAAGATAAATTTTAGTGTTGATGGCAATTTAAAAATACCAAAAGGGTCTTTTCTTGAAATTAAATCAAGGGGTATTTTAGGTGATGTTTTTATTGAAATTGTCAGGAACCAAGCAGGTGTCGGATATATGGCTTCTGGTGAATTTATGCCTAGAAATCCAGAATCCAATGATATTGAAGCATTAATGACAAATTTAAATAATATTGCACGTGATATTAAAAAAATTACTGGTTCTTTATCTAACGTCTTAGGTACTAAAGAAGGTGAAATGTCTGTTAAAAATATTCTTGATAATATTGAAGGAGTTTCAGCTGACTTACGTGATATTACTTCGTCACAAAAAACAAATATAAAAGAGGCCATTAAAGGAATTCGTGATAGCGCTGTAAGAATAGCAAATTTAATAGAGCGAAATGATTCTAAAGTAGATCAAATTATTTCTGATTTAAAAACATTTAGCTCTGAATTAAGAAATATATCTACACCTGAAAATCGTGAAAAAATTGAAAATATTATTGCAAATGTTGATGAAGCTACAGCCTCAATAAAAAGAATGGCTGCAAAAATTGAAAAAGGTGAGGGTACAATTGGGCAGTTGATTGCAAAAGATGAAACAGCTGATGAAGTAAAAGCCACATTAAAAAGTATTCAAGATGTTGTAAAACCTATCTCACAATTGAAACTCACTATGATGGATAGGGCTGAATTTAGAGTTGCGAATGCTCAAACAGGCGATAAATTTACTAATGAATTTGATTTAATGTTTTCCACAAGACCTGATAGATATTACCTATTAGGTATTACAAATGTTTCTTACGGTAGGCAAGTTGATACTACAACTGCAACTACAACAACAAATGGAAATACGACAACCACAACAACACAAAAAAATACCAATGAAAATGTTTCAAATTTACGGTACAATTTACAAATTTCTCAAAGAATTGGTTTTATGGGGCTGCGTGTTGGTATGTTTGCTAGTTCTGGCGGATTTGCAACTGACTTTTTTGCATTTAAAGATCGCTTAGTTGGTACTGTAGAATTTTCACAATTTGGTGGTAGCCCTACACCTTCGGATACTCAATATGGAAGCAAAGGGGCATTTAATATTAAGGCCTTTACAAACGTATTCATTACGCCAAATATTTTTCTTACCGCTGGTGTAGATGGTTTAGTTTTATATGATAAACCATTTCCATTTGTTGGTGCTGGTCTATCTATTACGGATGAAGATATAAAAGGACTATTAGGCGTGGCTGCTTTAGCAAAGTAG